From the Carya illinoinensis cultivar Pawnee chromosome 4, C.illinoinensisPawnee_v1, whole genome shotgun sequence genome, one window contains:
- the LOC122307645 gene encoding umecyanin-like: MGLIIIMIRYLVLMVALIEAATAVTHQVGGSSEGWTVPSTPSFYTTWAASQTFSVGDILEFKWTSTHNVLEVTETEYDVCLGMNGMPTSTSPVSVTLNNTTARYFICTVGSHCASGQKLAVTSVAATTTPRTSGTSPSGFSASMPTAALLPALLSTIAMISFLLPV; encoded by the exons ATGGGtttgatcatcatcatgatcaGGTACTTGGTCTTGATGGTGGCTTTAATAGAGGCTGCAACTGCTGTAACACACCAGGTTGGAGGCAGTAGTGAGGGCTGGACCGTACCGTCCACCCCCTCCTTTTACACCACCTGGGCTGCCTCTCAGACATTCTCCGTCGGTGACATCTTGG AATTCAAATGGACTTCGACGCACAATGTGTTGGAAGTGACAGAGACTGAATACGACGTCTGCTTAGGGATGAACGGGATGCCTACGAGTACCAGTCCTGTGAGTGTCACCCTTAATAATACCACCGCTCGCTACTTCATCTGCACTGTCGGGAGTCACTGTGCAAGTGGCCAGAAGCTGGCTGTGACCTCCGTGGCAGCAACCACAACGCCAAGAACGTCTGGAACATCCCCATCTGGCTTCTCAGCCTCCATGCCCACTGCTGCTCTCTTACCTGCACTTCTCTCTACCATAGCCATGATCTCTTTCTTGCTCCCTGTCTAA